The following proteins come from a genomic window of Vallitaleaceae bacterium 9-2:
- a CDS encoding fructose PTS transporter subunit IIA, whose product MLITSALIDLNMEQKTKEEVVKALALKAKQEGRITDLNGYFDAVMEREAEYSTAVGFGVAIPHGKTNAVSEAFLAFGRVQGIDWKALDDEPVYNVFLIGVPEEASGNTHLQILAKLSRKLMKKDFRASLNEATSSEQLLALLKESEIL is encoded by the coding sequence ATGTTAATAACCAGCGCATTGATTGATTTAAATATGGAACAAAAGACAAAGGAAGAAGTTGTAAAAGCTTTAGCATTAAAGGCAAAACAAGAAGGACGCATAACAGATTTAAACGGTTACTTTGATGCTGTGATGGAACGCGAGGCAGAATATTCAACAGCAGTCGGTTTTGGTGTGGCAATTCCTCACGGTAAGACCAATGCTGTCTCAGAAGCTTTTTTAGCTTTTGGGCGTGTACAGGGAATTGATTGGAAAGCGCTTGATGATGAACCGGTATATAATGTATTTCTCATAGGCGTTCCAGAGGAAGCTTCAGGGAATACGCATCTACAGATTTTAGCCAAATTATCAAGAAAGCTTATGAAAAAAGATTTTAGGGCGTCGCTTAATGAAGCAACTTCTTCTGAACAATTGCTTGCGCTTTTAAAA
- a CDS encoding GntR family transcriptional regulator produces MSKPIYQQLAKELAREIKAGVYKAGDRLPSERELARQYEVSRMTARQALKLLEQQSVVHREQGSGTYVKAPAFAQNNVGSFTETIGNMGYRARTKILELHFIYGLDMVARQLNLPPDTTLLKVKRLRYGDDIPMALETLYIPKIYCPNLEGYDLTMSLYKLLEEVYNIHVKRVSYTMEAQIANPIYAKIFDLNKTTALLKVSGVTIDQTDRKLFYEESLYRSDLYNYHVDIMRRS; encoded by the coding sequence ATGTCAAAACCGATATATCAACAATTGGCAAAAGAACTGGCAAGAGAAATAAAGGCAGGCGTATATAAAGCGGGAGACCGTTTACCCTCTGAGCGGGAGCTGGCAAGACAGTATGAGGTTAGCCGAATGACGGCAAGGCAGGCGCTAAAACTTCTAGAACAACAGAGCGTAGTTCACCGGGAGCAAGGTAGCGGAACATATGTAAAAGCACCGGCATTTGCCCAAAATAATGTAGGGAGCTTTACTGAAACCATAGGTAACATGGGGTATAGAGCAAGAACTAAAATATTAGAACTCCATTTTATTTATGGACTGGATATGGTGGCTAGGCAACTGAACTTGCCCCCGGATACGACGCTGCTTAAAGTCAAACGTCTTCGCTATGGAGATGATATTCCTATGGCGTTAGAGACATTATATATTCCCAAAATATATTGTCCAAATCTAGAAGGATATGATTTGACGATGTCATTATATAAACTGTTAGAAGAAGTTTACAATATTCATGTGAAGCGTGTCTCCTATACAATGGAAGCTCAGATTGCTAATCCGATTTATGCAAAAATCTTTGATTTAAATAAGACGACAGCGTTGTTAAAAGTATCGGGCGTAACGATTGATCAAACGGATCGTAAATTGTTCTATGAAGAATCTTTATATCGATCAGACTTGTATAATTATCATGTTGACATTATGCGGCGTTCATAA